From Drosophila nasuta strain 15112-1781.00 chromosome X, ASM2355853v1, whole genome shotgun sequence, one genomic window encodes:
- the LOC132795033 gene encoding odorant receptor 9a, giving the protein MGVALFEVQAVNEQHQGQMCSHAHFNLSINRKATAAKQGSTIDSMDEAYFLRVQVLAFRLMGFDLWNNNSSKDRPQISFLVIGTMGAFLGPLFFAIKFYIKNVSIMSDAMGSFLAILLTLVKYGVFIYYRGDFVQLIYRIRGILEREIVAWPQAAQIVETENRSDQALSLTYMRCFFAACLFAGIKPIVIMVTTKLRTGETYLELPHSGVYPWSDQAILYYAPTYIWNLLASYGAVTMSLAMDTLLFAFTYNVCALFKIAQHRIRHLQPMEQEPRQELQQLIDVLRLHQTGLMIATQLGRSLRPLVFMQFFVTALQLCFLGFQLADLFPSPVCVYFIFFVSSLLIALFIYSHCGENMKQASADFAIAVYDSNWVEFAPATRRALIVTIMRAQRPCQLKGYFFEPNMATFSAVVRSAISYVMMLRSFNATGQA; this is encoded by the exons ATGGGCGTGGCGTTATTTGAAGTGCAGGCAGTCAACGAGCAGCATCAAGGTCAAATGtgcagccacgcccacttcaaCTTAAGTATAAATAGAAAGGCGACTGCTGCCAAACAAGGATCAACCATCGACAGCATGGACGAAGCTTATTTTTTGCGCGTACAAGTCTTAGCCTTTCGCCTTATGGGCTTCGATTTgtggaacaacaacagctcaaAGGATCGTCCACAGATCTCGTTTCTTGTCATTGGCACCATGGGCGCCTTTCTTGGTCCGCTGTTTTTTGCCATTAAGTTCTACATCAAGAATGTGAGCATCATGTCTGATGCCATGGGCTCCTTTCTGGCCATTCTCCTCACCCTGGTCAAATATGGTGTCTTCATCTACTATCGCGGCGACTTTGTGCAGCTCATCTATCGCATTCGCGGCATTCTTGAGCGTG AGATTGTGGCATGGCCCCAGGCTGCACAGATCGTGGAGACGGAGAATCGCAGCGATCAAGCGCTGAGCTTGACCTACATGCGCTGCTTCTTTGCCGCCTGCCTTTTTGCGGGCATCAAGCCTATTGTGATCATGGTCACCACCAAACTAAGGACTGGTGAAACGTATTTGGAGCTGCCGCATTCGGGCGTGTATCCGTGGAGCGATCAGGCGATCTTGTACTACGCTCCCACGTACATTTGGAATTTGCTGGCCAGCTACGGGGCCGTCACCATGTCCTTGGCCATGGACACGTTGCTATTTGCCTTCACGTATAATGTGTGCGCTTTGTTCAAGATTGCCCAGCATCGCATACGGCACTTGCAGCCCATGGAGCAGGAGCCGAGGCAAGAGTTGCAGCAACTGATTGATGTGTTGCGCCTGCATCAGACCGGTCTGATGATTGCCACACAGCTGGGGCGTAGCCTGAGGCCTTTGGTGTTTATGCAGTTCTTTGTTACGGCATTGCAACTGTGCTTTCTAGGCTTTCAGTTGGCCGATCTGTTTCCGTCGCCTGTCTGCGTTTACTTCATCTTCTTTGTCAGCTCGCTGCTGATTGCGCTGTTCATCTATTCGCATTGCGGTGAGAATATGAAGCAGGCCAGTGCTGACTTTGCCATAGCAGTCTACGATAGCAACTGGGTGGAGTTTGCCCCAGCCACACGACGTGCCCTCATCGTCACCATCATGCGGGCCCAGCGACCATGTCAGCTAAAGGGCTACTTCTTTGAGCCAAACATGGCAACATTCTCGGCG GTGGTTCGCTCAGCCATTTCGTATGTCATGATGTTGCGCTCCTTTAATGCCACGGGTCAAGCATAA
- the LOC132795036 gene encoding uncharacterized protein LOC132795036 has translation MAGEGEKLTGLAKHFNGTTMAGRANVAKATYAVVGLLIAYNVMKPKKK, from the exons aTGGCTGGTGAAGGAGAAAAACTGACTGGTCTGGCCAAGCACTTCAATGGCACAACGATGGCCGGCCGTGCAAAT GTGGCAAAGGCAACCTATGCTGTTGTCGGTCTGCTGATCGCCTACAATGTGATGAAGCCCAAGAAGAAGTAA